In the Candidatus Electrothrix sp. GW3-4 genome, one interval contains:
- a CDS encoding pirin family protein, translating to MDIIKAADRHFTDFGWLKTFWLFSFSDYYDPNNLQLGALRVFNDDIVEPGTGFGTHPHEEMEIITIVLQGEITHADSMGNKSVIKAGDVQRMSAGTGLTHSEHNLAEEGVFFYQIWILPDTAGLEPSYAQKNYDASLWQNTLLPVASGQGFPGVVSFHTDATIYRCQLGPGKEVGHNCAEGRCVFLYLTEGTLSVNGQIISARDQIRGKNPEQLAIKGDELADFILIDVPALTD from the coding sequence ATGGATATTATAAAAGCAGCAGATCGTCATTTTACCGATTTTGGATGGTTAAAGACCTTTTGGCTTTTCTCGTTCTCTGATTATTATGATCCCAATAACCTGCAACTTGGCGCGTTGCGGGTTTTTAATGATGATATCGTCGAGCCGGGAACAGGGTTTGGAACCCATCCCCATGAGGAGATGGAGATTATCACCATAGTCTTGCAGGGCGAGATAACCCATGCAGACAGTATGGGGAATAAGAGCGTCATCAAGGCCGGAGATGTGCAGCGGATGTCCGCAGGGACTGGTCTGACCCACTCAGAGCATAATCTTGCCGAGGAAGGAGTCTTTTTTTATCAGATTTGGATCTTGCCGGATACAGCGGGGCTGGAACCAAGCTATGCCCAGAAGAATTATGATGCCAGTCTGTGGCAGAATACCCTGCTGCCGGTGGCCTCTGGCCAGGGGTTTCCCGGAGTCGTTTCTTTTCACACCGATGCCACCATCTATCGTTGTCAGCTAGGTCCAGGAAAGGAGGTAGGGCATAACTGCGCTGAAGGGCGTTGCGTGTTTCTCTATCTGACCGAGGGTACACTCTCGGTAAATGGGCAGATAATTTCGGCAAGAGATCAAATTCGGGGCAAAAATCCTGAGCAGCTTGCTATCAAGGGAGACGAGCTGGCTGATTTTATCCTGATTGACGTCCCAGCTCTTACTGACTAA